GAAAGGGAGGCTCCTCGGAGCAACACATTATGCGTACAGAGTTGGGAAATTTGAATCGGTAATTGTCCCGTTGAAAGTACATCACAAAAGTACCCCGAATTTCCTAACTCCAAGGCGGTAATGAAAAAATATTCAAAACGACTAAAGTCGCTCGTGTCGCTTCCCTCTCAGGGCTAAAGCCACTGAGTTTCCCGCATACCGTGAGGTTTTATGATTATCCCTACCAAAGCAATTACTGCTAAGTGCGATAGTTCCTGGTAAAAGTCAAATCAGTGTCATGAATCATCAATATCCTCAAAAGCTCGCTTTCTCCTGTTTAGATGTGAGTATATTTGTCTTAGTCGCCAGCATCAGTCCTAGCACCGTGAATGCACAGGCTATTAATCCTGCACAAATACCCAATCAACAACTCCCACCGCCACAGGATGTCCAACCACCTCAACCAACTCTTCCTTCACCCAAACCGCTACAGCCACTACCTCCACCATCAGAACTATTCCCCAGGACTAATCCTTCCATACCTGAACAGCCGCTTCCTGAGAAACTACCAGAAACTATCGTCGTAGAAAAGTTTAATATTATTGGCAGCACAGTCTTCACTCCCAAAGAGTTAGCCGAAGTTACTGCCAAATTTACCAACACGCCGATCTCCCTGGCGGAAGTTTTTCAGGCTCGTTCTGAAATCACCAACTTATACATCAAAAAAGGTTACATTACCTCTGGTGCTTATATTCCAGCCCAAACGATTAAATCTGGTGTGATCACAATTCAGGTTATTGAAGGTAAATTGGAAGACATCCAGATAACTGGTACTCAGCGACTGAATCCCAATTATGTGCGTAGTCGCCTAGCAATAGCCACCTCAGCGCCTCTAAATCGAGAACGTCTACTAGAGGCCTTGCAACTGTTACAAATCAATCCTTTGATTCAAAATCTCTCTGCTGAATTGTCAGCCGGGTCGCGTCCGGGGGCGAGTGTGTTACAAGTCGAGATCAAAGAGGCAAAATCTTTTAGTATCCAAGCAATTTTGGATAATGGGCGATCGCCTAGTGTTGGTAGCTTCCGCCGCCGATTAGAATTGAGTGAAGCCAATTTACTGGGAATTGGCGACGGTCTGAGTTTAGCTTACACTAATACTGATGGTAGCAATATCTTTGATGCCGCCTACACATTGCCCCTCAATCCTCATAATGGGACCCTCTCCTTCAACTTTGGTACTACATCAAGCAGAGTTATTGAACGTCCTTTCAACATTTTAGATATCCAATCGACTTCCCAATACTACGAACTGACATACCGCCAGCCA
The Gloeotrichia echinulata CP02 DNA segment above includes these coding regions:
- a CDS encoding ShlB/FhaC/HecB family hemolysin secretion/activation protein, whose protein sequence is MNHQYPQKLAFSCLDVSIFVLVASISPSTVNAQAINPAQIPNQQLPPPQDVQPPQPTLPSPKPLQPLPPPSELFPRTNPSIPEQPLPEKLPETIVVEKFNIIGSTVFTPKELAEVTAKFTNTPISLAEVFQARSEITNLYIKKGYITSGAYIPAQTIKSGVITIQVIEGKLEDIQITGTQRLNPNYVRSRLAIATSAPLNRERLLEALQLLQINPLIQNLSAELSAGSRPGASVLQVEIKEAKSFSIQAILDNGRSPSVGSFRRRLELSEANLLGIGDGLSLAYTNTDGSNIFDAAYTLPLNPHNGTLSFNFGTTSSRVIERPFNILDIQSTSQYYELTYRQPLLQTPTQEFALGLTASRRESEASYIAGPFPALGSDQNGSTRISALRFFQEWTTRNSRQVIGLRSQFNVGVGAFNATINENVPDSRFFSWQGQAQWVRLLAPDTLLLLRANTQLASTRLLPLEQLGLGGLDNVRGYRQDFLLTDNGAVASAELQIPILRLPQINSMLKLTPFVDVGVAWNNNPRDNPDPNPNTLASVGLGLRWTQGDRFTARLDWGIPLVSVNSSPGTWQENGLYFYLLYNPF